Proteins encoded together in one Bombiscardovia nodaiensis window:
- the xseB gene encoding exodeoxyribonuclease 7 small subunit produces the protein MAADAAEGKQKVQENEQGGAQQAEPLASTLSDKERETIAKLPYEQARDQLIQAVQALEAGGLDLDASMRQWEIGEALAKRAQELLGQVRAKLDAAQAEQASAGASAGTQSNLE, from the coding sequence ATGGCAGCAGATGCAGCAGAAGGCAAGCAGAAAGTGCAAGAGAACGAGCAGGGCGGGGCGCAGCAAGCCGAGCCGCTCGCTTCGACCCTGAGCGACAAAGAGCGCGAAACCATCGCCAAACTCCCCTACGAGCAGGCGCGCGACCAGCTCATTCAGGCCGTGCAAGCCCTAGAAGCGGGCGGCTTAGACCTGGATGCCTCCATGCGCCAGTGGGAAATCGGTGAAGCCCTGGCCAAGCGAGCCCAGGAGCTCCTGGGCCAGGTGCGCGCCAAGTTGGATGCCGCTCAGGCTGAGCAGGCCTCCGCCGGCGCCTCCGCAGGCACGCAATCCAACCTGGAGTAG
- a CDS encoding PTS galactitol transporter subunit IIC gives MTVINTIVGLGAAVMMPIIFFVVGLIFRMGIGKSFKAGMTVGVGFVGVNMVINLLLDNLGPASKAMVNRLGLHLTVVDVGWPTASTIGWGTPIMVATVVGFLAINALMLVAKLTKTVDVDIFNYWIFLQVGATVFAVTKNFWFSVILTWVVFAIVLKVADIAAPYIQKQYNLKGISFPHLAGLAWTPFAIAINWIIDRIPGLNKIDFNPEKIQKRFGAVGEPVVIGFFLGLLIGVMAGYSPDKFITLAVNIAAAMVLLPKMIDVLISGLIEVRDAAEKQLKIWFPDREFYIGMDTALLIGEPSVLATGLLLIPVAILLAFILPGNKMLPFADLASLTFLLALVTPFVHRNMFKMLIVGTISIIIILYVGTNIAPFVTQSAITSGLKLPSDFSAISNMTGAVSSWIGWVSVKLGQLFNAIA, from the coding sequence ATGACAGTGATTAACACCATAGTCGGCCTTGGCGCTGCTGTGATGATGCCCATCATCTTTTTCGTCGTAGGTCTGATTTTCCGCATGGGCATTGGCAAGTCTTTCAAAGCTGGTATGACCGTCGGAGTCGGATTTGTCGGGGTCAATATGGTCATCAACCTTCTGCTCGACAATCTCGGACCAGCTTCTAAAGCTATGGTCAATCGGCTCGGTCTCCACCTCACCGTGGTTGACGTGGGCTGGCCTACCGCATCAACTATTGGTTGGGGCACGCCCATCATGGTCGCTACCGTAGTTGGCTTCCTGGCCATCAACGCTCTCATGCTGGTAGCCAAGCTGACCAAGACTGTTGACGTAGATATTTTCAACTACTGGATTTTTCTTCAGGTGGGAGCGACCGTTTTTGCCGTTACCAAAAACTTCTGGTTCTCAGTCATCCTCACTTGGGTAGTTTTTGCCATCGTTCTTAAGGTTGCAGATATAGCTGCCCCCTATATTCAGAAGCAATACAACCTCAAAGGAATCTCCTTCCCCCACTTGGCAGGCCTGGCTTGGACGCCATTCGCCATCGCCATCAACTGGATTATCGACCGCATCCCAGGCTTGAATAAAATCGACTTCAACCCTGAAAAGATTCAAAAGCGCTTCGGAGCTGTGGGCGAACCTGTCGTCATCGGATTCTTCCTAGGTCTGCTTATCGGTGTGATGGCTGGGTATTCCCCTGATAAGTTCATCACCTTGGCAGTCAATATCGCAGCGGCCATGGTACTCCTGCCTAAGATGATTGACGTTTTAATCTCCGGGCTCATCGAAGTACGGGATGCCGCCGAAAAGCAGCTCAAAATTTGGTTCCCAGACCGCGAGTTCTACATTGGCATGGACACAGCCCTGCTCATTGGCGAGCCCTCAGTCCTGGCAACTGGCCTCCTGCTCATCCCCGTCGCCATCCTCCTGGCTTTCATCCTGCCCGGCAACAAGATGCTACCTTTTGCAGACTTGGCTTCACTGACATTCTTGCTGGCCTTGGTCACGCCCTTTGTGCACCGCAACATGTTCAAGATGCTCATTGTTGGCACTATCAGCATTATTATCATCCTCTACGTGGGCACTAATATCGCGCCTTTCGTCACCCAGTCGGCCATAACCAGCGGCTTAAAGCTGCCCTCAGATTTCTCGGCCATCAGCAACATGACTGGAGCTGTCAGCTCCTGGATTGGCTGGGTATCAGTCAAATTGGGGCAACTCTTCAACGCAATTGCCTAA
- the ulaE gene encoding L-ribulose-5-phosphate 3-epimerase, with protein MTLNALGIYEKALPHDLTWKERFALVHDLGFNFLEFSIDESDERLARLDWSRHDRELFRQAMWSQRARINTLMLSGHRRFPLGSADPKVRQKALDLMSKAIDLAVDLGIRNIQVAGYDVYYEPKSLETRERFIENLETCVHLAAKKMVMLSIETMDDPFMNSLDKVVYIKSQIHSPWLQAYPDVGNLTAWPNNDIGRELETYIDNIAAVHLKDSQPVTPSSPGKFREVPFGDGTVDFEACLRIFARLKYSGSFTIEMWSQQEPNPVACVKEAKAYFDALFRKVGIEQESIE; from the coding sequence ATGACACTCAACGCACTAGGGATATACGAAAAGGCTCTGCCTCATGATTTGACCTGGAAGGAACGCTTTGCACTAGTCCACGATTTAGGATTCAACTTTTTGGAATTCTCCATAGATGAAAGTGACGAACGTTTAGCTCGACTCGATTGGTCCCGCCATGATCGAGAGCTCTTTAGACAGGCTATGTGGTCACAACGCGCACGAATCAACACACTCATGCTCTCAGGCCATCGTCGCTTTCCTCTGGGCTCAGCAGATCCGAAAGTTCGTCAGAAAGCCTTAGACCTGATGAGCAAAGCTATTGATTTAGCCGTAGATTTGGGCATTCGCAACATTCAAGTAGCTGGCTACGACGTGTACTATGAGCCAAAATCGCTGGAAACACGGGAACGTTTCATCGAAAACTTGGAAACTTGCGTCCATCTTGCTGCAAAAAAGATGGTGATGCTCTCTATTGAAACCATGGATGACCCGTTCATGAACTCTTTAGATAAAGTGGTGTACATCAAATCGCAAATTCATAGTCCCTGGCTCCAGGCCTACCCTGATGTTGGAAACCTGACAGCCTGGCCAAATAATGACATAGGCCGCGAATTAGAGACGTATATTGACAATATTGCCGCCGTCCATTTGAAAGATTCCCAGCCGGTTACGCCTTCTTCTCCCGGCAAGTTTCGCGAGGTCCCCTTTGGAGACGGTACCGTTGATTTTGAGGCTTGCTTGCGTATTTTTGCCAGGCTGAAATACTCCGGCAGTTTCACCATTGAAATGTGGTCCCAGCAGGAGCCCAACCCTGTAGCGTGCGTCAAAGAAGCTAAAGCGTATTTTGACGCGCTTTTTCGCAAGGTCGGCATTGAACAAGAGTCAATTGAATAG
- a CDS encoding endonuclease gives MRLVLTVLARLLGLAAILGSLAHYLPSQYADWPFMPELVSLTPWYALAALLALVLSLLSRRWLTALLALVCLCLGVSWQLPLFADQPQLPTQALAAGAAEHPNKHDRAARVMTANVYKGRADAQAIVDAVRENRVEVLALQETTDAFIARLERAGIHEYLPYSKISSADHKYGNGLFSLTPLGSPARDDVNSSASQMPAGTVTFGQDTDIRFVCVHTTSPSPGQWGRWKRSLDEIGDMRAHTHTRYIFMGDFNATLDHAPFRDMLGDRFQDAAQYSGHGFTLTWPADRAWLPPFAGIDHIVMDRGIQAGQLKTLSIPGSDHRALVGTIWVNE, from the coding sequence GTGCGATTGGTGCTAACTGTGTTGGCGCGGCTCTTAGGGCTGGCAGCCATACTTGGCTCGCTTGCCCACTACCTGCCCAGTCAGTACGCGGACTGGCCCTTTATGCCGGAGCTGGTTTCTCTCACACCCTGGTATGCGCTAGCGGCTCTGCTGGCGCTGGTCCTTTCCCTGCTCTCGCGCCGGTGGTTGACTGCCTTGCTGGCGCTCGTCTGCCTGTGTTTAGGGGTGTCTTGGCAACTGCCATTGTTTGCGGACCAGCCCCAGCTGCCGACCCAAGCCCTGGCAGCTGGGGCGGCTGAGCACCCTAATAAGCACGACCGGGCGGCGCGTGTGATGACGGCGAACGTGTACAAGGGTAGGGCCGACGCTCAAGCGATTGTGGATGCTGTGCGCGAGAATCGGGTGGAAGTCCTGGCCCTGCAGGAAACCACTGACGCCTTCATCGCTCGCTTGGAAAGGGCTGGAATTCACGAGTACTTGCCCTACTCTAAAATCTCCTCGGCCGACCACAAATATGGTAACGGCCTGTTCTCCCTCACGCCTCTGGGCTCGCCCGCCCGAGACGATGTGAACTCCTCGGCCTCCCAGATGCCGGCGGGAACGGTGACCTTTGGCCAAGATACGGACATTCGCTTTGTCTGCGTACATACTACTTCGCCTTCACCTGGTCAGTGGGGCAGGTGGAAGCGGAGCCTGGACGAAATCGGCGACATGAGAGCGCACACGCACACCCGCTACATTTTTATGGGCGACTTCAACGCGACCTTGGATCACGCGCCCTTTCGAGACATGCTCGGTGACCGCTTCCAAGACGCGGCCCAGTATTCGGGCCATGGTTTCACGCTCACCTGGCCAGCAGACAGGGCTTGGCTGCCGCCTTTTGCGGGCATTGACCACATTGTGATGGACCGCGGGATCCAGGCGGGCCAGCTCAAAACCCTCTCCATTCCAGGCTCGGACCACCGGGCGCTCGTTGGCACGATCTGGGTTAACGAGTAG
- the araD_1 gene encoding L-ribulose-5-phosphate 4-epimerase — protein MVALADFSPEVRAEVKQVREQVATLHEQLLKWNLVVWTAGNVSQRLRTADLMVIKPSGVRYEYLTPQSMVVTDLEGNVVDGTEAPSSDTASHAYIYRHMPDVYGVVHTHSTYATAWAATGKNIPCGLTMMGDEFGGPVPVGPFRLIGSEAIGKGVVETLEQYPHSPAVLMQNHGPFTVGKDAEAAVKAAAMTEEVAHTMWAASQLGDIIEIDPADIAKLNDRYQNVYGQH, from the coding sequence ATGGTTGCGTTGGCTGATTTTTCGCCTGAGGTGCGTGCTGAGGTGAAGCAGGTGCGTGAGCAGGTGGCGACTTTGCATGAGCAGTTGTTGAAGTGGAATCTTGTGGTGTGGACTGCGGGTAATGTCTCCCAGCGGCTGCGCACAGCTGATCTGATGGTGATTAAGCCCTCTGGTGTACGCTACGAGTATTTGACCCCGCAGTCGATGGTGGTTACGGACCTGGAAGGCAATGTGGTAGATGGCACTGAGGCTCCTAGTTCGGATACTGCTTCTCACGCGTATATTTACCGGCATATGCCCGACGTGTACGGCGTGGTTCACACGCATTCTACGTATGCGACGGCTTGGGCGGCGACGGGGAAGAATATTCCGTGTGGTCTGACGATGATGGGTGATGAGTTCGGTGGCCCAGTGCCGGTGGGTCCCTTCCGGTTGATTGGTTCGGAGGCAATCGGCAAAGGCGTGGTGGAGACGCTGGAGCAGTATCCTCATTCTCCGGCGGTGCTCATGCAGAACCATGGGCCGTTCACGGTTGGTAAGGACGCCGAGGCAGCGGTTAAGGCTGCGGCTATGACCGAGGAAGTAGCACACACTATGTGGGCGGCCTCCCAGTTAGGCGACATTATCGAAATCGACCCAGCTGATATTGCCAAACTCAACGACCGCTACCAAAACGTCTACGGCCAACACTGA
- a CDS encoding sugar-binding protein — protein sequence MSTHESREYIETVLKVARMYYQKDMTQQEIAQKIGYSRPTVSRLLQESKRMGIVRIEIGHPLERLMYLEEELKRVYNLKFARVAQVNPGQDPAGVVPAYAASLLIEQSSPDSLITVSNGRAVAATVRAVPVRDWPNANVAQMVGALSPSNSMTDSPAICRMLADRLGCTMTALHVPMVLSSAHLATVMRQEPQIATALALGGGADVAIEGIGAVEHDRLSPVFDAYVNPEMVRKIRELGAVGTVCGHFVNAEGQQVDTPLSDRTISVQPERLLHIPLVIGVAWGSEKVVAIKACLVGGYISALVTDQSTAEALLDRGKSVRIMK from the coding sequence ATGAGTACGCACGAGTCAAGAGAATATATAGAGACAGTGCTCAAAGTGGCGCGGATGTACTATCAAAAGGATATGACTCAGCAGGAGATTGCCCAGAAAATTGGCTATTCTCGACCTACAGTGTCACGCCTTTTGCAAGAGTCTAAGAGGATGGGAATAGTCCGCATTGAGATTGGACACCCACTCGAACGTTTAATGTATTTAGAAGAAGAGCTCAAGCGTGTTTACAACTTGAAGTTTGCGCGTGTGGCTCAAGTAAATCCAGGCCAAGACCCTGCGGGCGTGGTCCCGGCCTATGCTGCATCCTTACTCATTGAGCAGTCGTCGCCGGACAGTCTTATCACAGTTTCCAATGGCCGCGCGGTGGCCGCTACAGTGCGAGCTGTACCCGTGCGAGATTGGCCCAATGCTAACGTAGCTCAAATGGTTGGTGCTTTATCGCCATCGAATTCCATGACTGACTCGCCTGCCATCTGTAGAATGCTTGCCGATAGGCTCGGCTGCACCATGACAGCGCTGCATGTGCCTATGGTGTTATCTTCTGCGCACTTAGCGACGGTGATGAGGCAAGAGCCACAGATAGCTACTGCCTTGGCGTTGGGTGGGGGAGCGGATGTGGCGATTGAAGGAATCGGAGCTGTTGAACACGATAGGTTGAGTCCAGTTTTCGATGCCTATGTAAATCCGGAAATGGTGAGGAAAATACGGGAGCTCGGAGCGGTGGGAACGGTGTGCGGGCACTTTGTAAATGCAGAGGGCCAGCAAGTTGATACCCCGCTTTCGGACAGAACAATCTCGGTTCAACCTGAGCGCCTCCTCCACATACCGCTTGTTATCGGAGTGGCTTGGGGGAGCGAAAAGGTGGTAGCTATAAAAGCCTGTTTGGTGGGTGGTTACATCTCGGCTCTAGTGACAGATCAAAGTACCGCCGAAGCTTTACTGGACAGGGGAAAGTCAGTCAGAATAATGAAGTAG
- a CDS encoding hypothetical protein (possible pseudo due to internal stop codon), with product MLVKAAQSLPEGLSLYLKEAYRPYERQTKSFKESLDWFAERNPGLDADEIYRMTCQYVAPPQVAGHPTGGAVDVTLIREGQELDLGCAFNEEPEAPRNLPYTDCPHISESARAHRQTLAAAMSAAGFVNYPAEWWHWSYGDPYWGFVNQCPAVYGAQDESDWKAL from the coding sequence ATGCTGGTCAAGGCTGCGCAGTCTTTGCCGGAGGGCTTGAGCCTCTATCTCAAGGAGGCTTATCGGCCCTACGAGCGGCAGACCAAGTCGTTTAAGGAGAGCCTAGACTGGTTTGCTGAGCGCAATCCCGGGCTCGACGCGGACGAAATATACCGGATGACCTGCCAATATGTGGCACCGCCGCAGGTGGCCGGGCACCCAACTGGCGGTGCAGTCGACGTGACCCTGATTCGAGAGGGCCAAGAGCTGGACTTGGGCTGCGCCTTCAACGAAGAGCCCGAGGCACCGCGCAACCTGCCCTACACCGACTGCCCGCATATCAGCGAAAGTGCCCGCGCTCACCGGCAGACGCTCGCAGCAGCCATGAGCGCCGCCGGTTTCGTCAACTACCCCGCCGAATGGTGGCACTGGTCCTACGGCGATCCCTACTGGGGCTTCGTGAATCAGTGTCCGGCGGTTTACGGCGCCCAAGATGAGTCGGATTGGAAGGCATTATAG
- a CDS encoding carbohydrate kinase, protein MSTTKQYFLTIDNGGTNTKVIIVDDQGKQLSVSSFPTESVERRPGFREVNPDHMWQDIGKASRASIAQAGINPSQISAVAPVGHGKGLYLLDQSGHPFMNGILSSDSRATRLTDIFESQVERIYPISHQHVMAMQFPVLLRWLKENEPDHYQSIGHVLSNKDFIRFLLTGEVLEEQGDASGNNLVNLSTQDYDSRLFDFFGIPEMQEKMPHLVKATDSCGKITADAAANTGIPEGTPVYAGLFDIDACALATGVLTDDIFSITAGTWNINVFPSKVPAPVDSGCMDSLFPTGGILVEASSPTSAGNLDYMVHMATGHAPDFTELESMLSRTDASSSSMLFLPFLYGSNVNLKAESAFVGLRSSDNTDQFMRSIYEGVAFAHRQHIDQLLQVLGRKPQVARISGGACNSPLWIQMFADVLNMPIETVNGSELGGLGGAMCSAVGSGLYTDFQESFDQMSSLAHRYEPNASQAAIYDSKYEAYRSTLDSMDALWAPLRTMQDTVEKSQA, encoded by the coding sequence ATGAGCACAACAAAACAGTATTTTCTCACTATTGACAACGGCGGAACCAATACCAAAGTCATCATCGTAGACGATCAGGGCAAGCAACTATCAGTATCGTCCTTCCCAACCGAATCGGTGGAACGAAGGCCTGGTTTCCGGGAAGTCAATCCTGATCACATGTGGCAAGACATAGGAAAAGCATCTCGAGCTTCCATCGCTCAAGCGGGGATAAACCCGAGCCAAATCAGTGCTGTGGCACCTGTTGGCCATGGTAAGGGGCTCTATCTCTTGGACCAGAGCGGACATCCTTTCATGAACGGCATACTCTCTTCGGACAGCAGGGCCACCCGTCTCACTGACATATTTGAGTCACAGGTGGAACGCATTTATCCCATCAGCCACCAGCATGTGATGGCCATGCAATTCCCCGTGCTCCTGCGCTGGCTCAAAGAAAACGAGCCGGACCACTACCAATCCATAGGGCACGTGCTGTCTAACAAGGACTTCATCCGATTCTTGCTCACCGGCGAAGTTCTAGAAGAACAGGGCGATGCCTCAGGCAACAATTTGGTGAACTTATCTACCCAAGACTACGACTCACGCCTCTTTGACTTTTTCGGTATTCCTGAAATGCAAGAAAAAATGCCACATTTGGTCAAAGCCACGGACTCTTGCGGCAAGATCACTGCAGATGCTGCTGCCAACACAGGCATCCCGGAAGGCACCCCAGTGTATGCCGGTCTCTTCGACATTGACGCTTGCGCACTGGCTACCGGCGTGCTCACAGACGACATATTCAGCATTACGGCTGGCACCTGGAATATCAATGTTTTCCCCAGCAAGGTTCCTGCACCTGTCGACAGCGGTTGCATGGATTCGCTCTTCCCTACCGGTGGTATTTTAGTTGAAGCCTCCAGCCCCACCTCCGCTGGCAATCTCGATTACATGGTCCACATGGCCACTGGCCACGCTCCAGATTTTACGGAACTTGAATCAATGCTCAGCCGTACCGACGCTAGCTCGAGCAGCATGTTGTTCCTTCCCTTCCTCTACGGCAGCAACGTTAATTTGAAGGCGGAAAGCGCCTTCGTAGGTTTGCGCAGCTCGGATAACACCGACCAATTTATGCGCTCCATCTATGAGGGAGTGGCTTTCGCTCACCGTCAGCACATTGATCAGTTGCTCCAGGTCTTGGGCCGCAAACCGCAAGTAGCTCGCATCTCAGGTGGAGCTTGCAACTCGCCACTGTGGATTCAAATGTTTGCTGATGTGCTGAACATGCCTATCGAGACGGTCAATGGCAGCGAATTAGGCGGCCTGGGTGGTGCTATGTGTTCCGCAGTAGGCTCCGGACTCTACACCGACTTCCAAGAATCGTTCGATCAGATGTCATCCCTGGCCCACCGGTACGAGCCGAACGCCTCACAAGCTGCTATATACGACAGCAAGTATGAAGCCTACCGGTCCACTCTCGACAGTATGGACGCACTGTGGGCACCCCTACGCACCATGCAAGACACTGTAGAAAAGAGCCAGGCATGA
- a CDS encoding LysR family transcriptional regulator, which yields MNLRVLRYFLAIVEEQSITGAAEYLQISQPSLSRQIKDLEEHLGHKLFERGSRSITLTPAGELLRDRAREIVLMADRTEAELTTLEQSVRGSVYIGAAESDGFRLLADAAKTMLDTYPDVNFQLYSGNGETVTYKLESGLLDFALLFEPMDTTRYSYISLPKTDCWGLLMRRDNELAVKESISAEDLVGVPLMVSMQTRFDREFSGWGNLDQRDLHIVGSYNLLFNASLFVAEGCGCALCLDHIVNVSGDSNLTFRLLQPRLRSRMNLVWKSDRKFTPAARAYLETLQQQLA from the coding sequence ATGAACTTACGAGTATTGCGGTATTTTCTCGCCATTGTGGAAGAACAGAGCATCACTGGGGCGGCCGAGTATTTGCAGATTTCTCAGCCTTCGCTCTCGCGCCAAATCAAAGACCTGGAAGAACACTTGGGGCACAAGCTCTTTGAACGGGGCAGCCGCTCCATCACACTCACGCCAGCAGGGGAGCTCCTGCGCGACCGGGCCCGGGAGATTGTGCTCATGGCCGACCGGACCGAGGCTGAGCTGACCACCCTTGAGCAGAGCGTACGCGGAAGCGTGTATATTGGTGCCGCTGAGTCCGATGGCTTCCGGCTCCTGGCCGACGCTGCCAAGACGATGCTAGACACCTACCCTGACGTGAATTTTCAGCTCTACAGCGGTAACGGCGAGACGGTAACCTACAAACTGGAGTCTGGTTTGCTTGACTTCGCCTTGCTCTTCGAGCCTATGGACACCACGCGCTACTCCTACATTTCACTGCCCAAAACCGACTGCTGGGGCCTGCTCATGCGCCGGGACAACGAGCTGGCAGTCAAGGAGAGCATTAGCGCCGAAGATCTGGTAGGCGTACCCCTGATGGTCTCCATGCAGACGCGCTTCGACCGCGAATTTAGTGGCTGGGGCAACCTCGACCAGCGGGACCTGCACATTGTGGGCTCGTACAATTTGCTTTTCAATGCCTCGCTCTTCGTGGCGGAAGGCTGCGGGTGCGCCCTGTGCTTGGACCACATTGTCAACGTCTCTGGTGACTCAAATTTGACCTTTCGCCTTTTGCAGCCCCGCCTCAGGTCCCGCATGAATCTGGTCTGGAAGTCCGACCGCAAATTCACCCCCGCAGCGCGCGCCTACCTAGAAACCCTCCAGCAGCAGCTGGCCTGA
- a CDS encoding alcohol dehydrogenase: MKAAIYSAPGQVSCQEAAKPSPTNPDELVMRVVRACVCGSDLWWYRGVSPREANTSVGHEAIGIVDQVGSNVHSVQPGDFIIVPFAYSCGVCPVCKAGFEATCPNGGFFDAGEPGLGAQAEYMRVPKADGTVVVVPGGCERAQDFSDTMLADLLTLSDVMGTGYHAAATAEVKAGDTVAVVGDGAVGLCGVIAAQLRGASRIIALSGHPDRQALAREFGATDIVSERGQEAVDKVKELTDGWGTDAVLECVGSAQATTTALDIARNGAVVGRVGVPHDERVDPEAMFFRNLGLRGGPASVRTWDQQVLLNAVLQGKIHPGKVFTSEYDLDHIADAYTAMDQRATIKSLIRVSEV, translated from the coding sequence GTGAAAGCAGCAATATATTCAGCACCCGGCCAAGTCAGCTGCCAGGAGGCAGCCAAGCCTAGCCCCACCAACCCCGACGAGCTTGTCATGCGCGTGGTTCGCGCCTGCGTTTGCGGGTCAGACCTCTGGTGGTACCGGGGTGTCAGCCCGCGCGAAGCCAACACTTCCGTAGGCCATGAGGCCATCGGGATAGTGGACCAAGTCGGCAGCAATGTCCACTCAGTCCAGCCCGGCGACTTTATTATTGTCCCCTTCGCTTACTCCTGTGGAGTGTGCCCAGTGTGCAAAGCCGGTTTCGAGGCCACCTGCCCCAATGGCGGTTTCTTCGACGCTGGTGAGCCTGGCTTAGGCGCACAAGCTGAGTACATGCGCGTGCCCAAGGCCGACGGCACGGTGGTAGTGGTCCCCGGTGGCTGTGAGCGAGCTCAAGACTTCTCCGACACCATGCTGGCTGACTTGCTCACCCTCTCCGACGTGATGGGCACGGGCTACCACGCGGCGGCCACAGCAGAAGTCAAAGCTGGCGACACCGTGGCCGTCGTTGGCGACGGAGCCGTAGGCCTGTGCGGTGTTATCGCCGCTCAACTACGGGGTGCCAGCCGGATTATTGCCCTCTCCGGCCACCCCGACCGGCAGGCTCTAGCCCGCGAATTTGGAGCCACCGACATCGTCTCCGAACGCGGCCAAGAAGCAGTTGACAAAGTCAAGGAACTGACCGACGGCTGGGGCACGGACGCGGTCTTGGAATGCGTCGGCTCAGCCCAGGCCACCACTACGGCCCTCGACATTGCCCGCAATGGTGCTGTAGTAGGGCGTGTCGGCGTTCCTCACGATGAGCGAGTGGACCCAGAAGCCATGTTCTTCCGCAATCTCGGCCTGCGCGGCGGACCAGCTTCTGTGCGCACCTGGGACCAGCAGGTCCTGCTCAATGCCGTGTTACAGGGCAAAATCCACCCCGGCAAGGTCTTCACCAGCGAATACGACCTGGACCACATCGCCGACGCCTACACAGCTATGGATCAGCGCGCCACCATCAAGTCCCTCATCCGCGTATCTGAAGTCTGA